In Salarias fasciatus chromosome 20, fSalaFa1.1, whole genome shotgun sequence, a single window of DNA contains:
- the LOC115408466 gene encoding uncharacterized protein LOC115408466 isoform X1: MKVFFILVFIGVRVEAQTQLTAAVGGDLVFQCSFGFSGTWKILCRQECQGDGILIQTREDSAQNGRYSVRYDRSSNSVLVHISGVTRSDSGLLLCGLAAQTSTYSVCMAQVSVTAESVPSVENPTVQNPATPSGEPPEGPAHSPAGGAAVSLVVVLLLVSLAAFIIYRKISKSRGLKREGTSVETNMEEVLYENCPPDRSQLDYERLDPGSREKQDYTPLAD; this comes from the exons ATGAAGGTTTTCTTCATCCTCGTCTTCATCG GTGTGCGGGTGGAGGCCCAGACCCAGCTGACGGCGGCGGTCGGGGGGGACCTGGTCTTCCAGTGCAGCTTCGGGTTCTCCGGGACCTGGAAGATCCTGTGCCGGCAGGAGTGTCAGGGGGACGGGATCCTGATCCAGACCCGGGAAGACTCGGCCCAGAACGGCCGCTACAGCGTCCGCTACGACCGGAGCTCCAACAGCGTGCTGGTCCACATCTCCGGGGTGACTCGGTCCGATTCCGGCTTGTTGCTGTGTGGTCTGGCCGCCCAGACCTCCACCTACTCCGTCTGCATGGCCCAGGTCTCCGTCACCGCCG AATCGGTTCCGTCAGTCGAGAACCCGACCGTCCAGAATCCAGCCACGCCGTCAGGAGAACCTCCTGAGGGCCCCGCCCACAGCCCGGCGGGCGGAGCAG CAGTGTCCCTGGTCGTCGTCTTGCTGCTCGTCTCGCTCGCTGCCTTCATCATCTACAGAAAAATCAGCAAATCCAGAG GTCTGAAGCGTGAAGGAACGTCAGTGGAAACAAATATGGAG gaaGTGCTCTATGAGAACTGTCCCCCGGACCGCTCCCAGCTGGACTACGAGCGTCTGGATCCGGgcagcagagagaagcaggATTACACGCCGCTCGCAGATTAG
- the LOC115408466 gene encoding uncharacterized protein LOC115408466 isoform X2 has translation MKVFFILVFIGVRVEAQTQLTAAVGGDLVFQCSFGFSGTWKILCRQECQGDGILIQTREDSAQNGRYSVRYDRSSNSVLVHISGVTRSDSGLLLCGLAAQTSTYSVCMAQVSVTAESVPSVENPTVQNPATPSGEPPEGPAHSPAGGAVSLVVVLLLVSLAAFIIYRKISKSRGLKREGTSVETNMEEVLYENCPPDRSQLDYERLDPGSREKQDYTPLAD, from the exons ATGAAGGTTTTCTTCATCCTCGTCTTCATCG GTGTGCGGGTGGAGGCCCAGACCCAGCTGACGGCGGCGGTCGGGGGGGACCTGGTCTTCCAGTGCAGCTTCGGGTTCTCCGGGACCTGGAAGATCCTGTGCCGGCAGGAGTGTCAGGGGGACGGGATCCTGATCCAGACCCGGGAAGACTCGGCCCAGAACGGCCGCTACAGCGTCCGCTACGACCGGAGCTCCAACAGCGTGCTGGTCCACATCTCCGGGGTGACTCGGTCCGATTCCGGCTTGTTGCTGTGTGGTCTGGCCGCCCAGACCTCCACCTACTCCGTCTGCATGGCCCAGGTCTCCGTCACCGCCG AATCGGTTCCGTCAGTCGAGAACCCGACCGTCCAGAATCCAGCCACGCCGTCAGGAGAACCTCCTGAGGGCCCCGCCCACAGCCCGGCGGGCGGAGCAG TGTCCCTGGTCGTCGTCTTGCTGCTCGTCTCGCTCGCTGCCTTCATCATCTACAGAAAAATCAGCAAATCCAGAG GTCTGAAGCGTGAAGGAACGTCAGTGGAAACAAATATGGAG gaaGTGCTCTATGAGAACTGTCCCCCGGACCGCTCCCAGCTGGACTACGAGCGTCTGGATCCGGgcagcagagagaagcaggATTACACGCCGCTCGCAGATTAG
- the LOC115408466 gene encoding uncharacterized protein LOC115408466 isoform X3 gives MATGVRVEAQTQLTAAVGGDLVFQCSFGFSGTWKILCRQECQGDGILIQTREDSAQNGRYSVRYDRSSNSVLVHISGVTRSDSGLLLCGLAAQTSTYSVCMAQVSVTAESVPSVENPTVQNPATPSGEPPEGPAHSPAGGAAVSLVVVLLLVSLAAFIIYRKISKSRGLKREGTSVETNMEEVLYENCPPDRSQLDYERLDPGSREKQDYTPLAD, from the exons GTGTGCGGGTGGAGGCCCAGACCCAGCTGACGGCGGCGGTCGGGGGGGACCTGGTCTTCCAGTGCAGCTTCGGGTTCTCCGGGACCTGGAAGATCCTGTGCCGGCAGGAGTGTCAGGGGGACGGGATCCTGATCCAGACCCGGGAAGACTCGGCCCAGAACGGCCGCTACAGCGTCCGCTACGACCGGAGCTCCAACAGCGTGCTGGTCCACATCTCCGGGGTGACTCGGTCCGATTCCGGCTTGTTGCTGTGTGGTCTGGCCGCCCAGACCTCCACCTACTCCGTCTGCATGGCCCAGGTCTCCGTCACCGCCG AATCGGTTCCGTCAGTCGAGAACCCGACCGTCCAGAATCCAGCCACGCCGTCAGGAGAACCTCCTGAGGGCCCCGCCCACAGCCCGGCGGGCGGAGCAG CAGTGTCCCTGGTCGTCGTCTTGCTGCTCGTCTCGCTCGCTGCCTTCATCATCTACAGAAAAATCAGCAAATCCAGAG GTCTGAAGCGTGAAGGAACGTCAGTGGAAACAAATATGGAG gaaGTGCTCTATGAGAACTGTCCCCCGGACCGCTCCCAGCTGGACTACGAGCGTCTGGATCCGGgcagcagagagaagcaggATTACACGCCGCTCGCAGATTAG